From the Planktothricoides raciborskii GIHE-MW2 genome, the window TTTCTTAAATCTTGGGCATCAATTACCAGACGATGAAATTCCTTCGGAACTATACCGCTTTTGACAAATTCCCGACCAAAAGCAGAAATCACGGCTGCATGACTCGAAAATGATAAATCTTTCTGTAAAAGAATGGCTTCAACAGCATAAAACATACTGTAATAAGCGCGAGATGCCGCATAATCTGGAAATTCATTAGTTTGGAGAATTTTGGCTGCTTCTAAGCTGGTGATAGATTTTTGCAGTAAGTTTTCTTGTTCTGGGGTCAAAATGTAATTCCCTCTTTTCTGATATTGAGCAGTAATGGAGTATTGGCTGTAGAGAATTTTTCCGAATCCATAAATAGACGACTGATTGTGAGATCATATTGCAGAGATAAGTCAGAAATCAAATGTCCCGTTCGTTTGATTTCTTCCCCCGGATTAACTTGACCTTTGAGGATAATCAATACATCAATATCGGAATTTTCTGTGGCAGTTCCCCGCGCTTGAGAACCAAATAAAATTAGGCGATCGAGTCGAGTTCCATATAATTCCAATAAATCTGATCGCAGTTGCTTTAGCAGGATTTGTAATTGTTCGGACATAGGGCGTAATCACAAATAATTAATTTACTGTAAAATTTCCACTACAAATACAGCGGTTTTCAGGGCGGCGTTGCATTCCGTAGGGGCGAAGCATTTCGGCAGTCCATTTAGTGTTCTAAGCAATAGGTTATCTGCCGAAATGCTTCGCCCCTACAGGCACTTGTGGTAGATCCAATATAAAATTGCTGTAATTAGCAGTTAATCATTAAATATAATCGCCTCCTACCCCAAAATCAACCGGGCAAGCTTTTTACATCAGGCAATGGCCAAGGGGTAATATTACTTTACTAAAAATGTATCCCATGAATCGTTCCTCTATTCCATTAATTCACGCACTTTCTCTAAGGGTAAATCTAGCACTTCGGCAATTTGTTCTGCGCTTAAACCCAGTTGGATTAATTTGGATAAACTATTTAATTTGGTTTCGTATAAAAGAGTTTCAAAGGCGCGTTCGCGAAGCGTTGCGGATGCAACATCGCGAAGCGGCGCGGATGCAACATCGCGAAGGGGTTCCGATGCGCGATCGCGAAGCGTCCGGGAATCGCCACTGGTTTTTGTCTTGTCTTGAATTAATTCTTGATTTCCCGCATCTTCATTTTCTAATCTTGGGCGATCGGAATTAGGACAAAGATTAATATTACCAACACGAACACGATTTCCAATGAGAGTAGACTGATAATTTGCGAATCCTAACCGTTGAACTGTAGCGCAAAAATTCGACCTATTAACATCTTCCCCAAAAGTCTTTGACAGAACTTGCCAAAGTTTATAGGCTTCATCTTTAACATGACCTTTGGTGCATTTATACTGTTTGGCAATTTCGGGATACTTCTGACCATTGAGCACTCCCTTCAAAATTTCCACTTGCAGACTATCAAGGTGTTTCCTGGTTTGTTTAAAGACCAATTCATCAATTGACTGCAACACAGTTTCCCAGTCCATTCCTTTATGATGACTCCTCTGAAATTTTACCCGCCATTATCCGCCATTATCCGTCATTATCCGCCCGCTTAACATTTTTTAATAAAAGTCCCGTCTTTATCAGTCTTTTTCCGCCCTTTTCCGTCTTGTCGATTGTGTCTGTGTCAGATGACAATAGAGATTATGTGAGCGTATAGCATTTTTCAATCAGACAGATAATTAATCTGTCATTATTTTTGATTGTTGATGCAGAAATCCAAGGAAAATCCAGAATATGCAACCTGTCTAGAAAAATATTGTTAGAAAATAGAAGGGGGTGCAGAAAAACTCGCCTAGATACCCAAAGATTAAAGTAGCGCGGGACAAGGCTCATAACTTATGATCTTATCATAGGTGATAACGGCACTGGGAGAGAAGATATCTTACAGGATATCGTGCTGCCATTGGCATTGGTGACAGGTCGAATTTGAGATATTATACCCGATTTTGACTGGAATGGTTTTCTTTCTGGTCGCGATTAAATCTGATTATAATAGTCTAAACTGCGGGCATCCCATCTTTGTAAAAAGACTTATTCTTACTCTTTTCTCTATCCTCTCTCCTCTTTCTTACAATACAGAAAATGATCCGGTCTAAAATCAAACTTACAGGGTAGTTAAATTAATGAATATCGAATTTGGTCAGGTTCAGGAATATAATGGAAGAGGCTTTGGCTTTGTAAGCCGCACCCTTAAGAAAACAAATCAACGCAGTAGTAAAGGTGTTTGGTTTCACATAAGTAAAATTAAGTATGATTATCCACAACTGGCGGAACAGTTAGACTCTGGGTGTGTAGAAAATGTTAGCTTCTGGTACGAAATCGAGCATACCGAACGCGAAAAAGTTAGTCTAATTTGGCTAGATGCTAAGGATATCCCCGAACCTCATAAAACTGATTTAGTTGCCTATATGGAGAAAATTTGGTGTGATATTGACAATTCGGCACCAGAATGGCTAGGTGAAATTACAATTGCTTTAGTTGGAGAAAATCAAAAAAATGAGTTAACTCAGAAACGTAATGACCTAATTAATCAGCGGCAAGAATTAGAGCAAAAAAATCAAACAAGCCAGCCATCTATACTTGAAAAAATTAGAAAATATAGACTTGAGGCAAGGAGCAATGAAGAACCTCAACGGGTTTATATTGGTTTGCCAGAAAATTTTGTCAATCGTGTATTTTGGGTTGCAGATATATATCGAACAAATATTCAGTCACATGAACCTGGTGGTTATGATGTGGTTGT encodes:
- a CDS encoding HEPN domain-containing protein codes for the protein MTPEQENLLQKSITSLEAAKILQTNEFPDYAASRAYYSMFYAVEAILLQKDLSFSSHAAVISAFGREFVKSGIVPKEFHRLVIDAQDLRNTGDYGELNAVRIAQSQEQINNKKS
- a CDS encoding nucleotidyltransferase domain-containing protein; this encodes MSEQLQILLKQLRSDLLELYGTRLDRLILFGSQARGTATENSDIDVLIILKGQVNPGEEIKRTGHLISDLSLQYDLTISRLFMDSEKFSTANTPLLLNIRKEGITF